Part of the Fundidesulfovibrio terrae genome is shown below.
CCCTCAGTCCATCCTACGCTTCGCATACACCTCTGGCTGGAGACCCCCGGCGGCATGCTCCTGGGGCTCGGCCGGGCCGAGCTTCTGCTGCGCATCCACGAGTCCGGCTCGCTCAACCAGGCGGCCAAGGCCATGGGCATGTCCTACCGGGCGGCCTGGGGGCGCCTCAAGGCCAGCGAGGCCATAACCGGGGAACCCTTGGTGGAGAAGTCGCGGGGGCACAGGGGGTTCGTGCTGACGCCGCTGGGCGAGAGCCTGGCCCTGGCCTTCAAGGAGTGGCACGGCGACGTGGAGAGCTACGCCCTCAAGCGGGCTGCGGAGCGGTTCCCCTGGCCGGTGAAGCCCTACGAGGAACCCGGAGGGAACGTAAGCTGATGGAGAGGCTTGTCTGCGGATTT
Proteins encoded:
- a CDS encoding winged helix-turn-helix domain-containing protein — protein: MPSVHPTLRIHLWLETPGGMLLGLGRAELLLRIHESGSLNQAAKAMGMSYRAAWGRLKASEAITGEPLVEKSRGHRGFVLTPLGESLALAFKEWHGDVESYALKRAAERFPWPVKPYEEPGGNVS